The DNA sequence CGAGATGCAAGCTATAGAGGTAGTAATAGGCTTCATCGAAGCCGGGATAGAGCCAGTAAGCGACAAGAGAACGAAAAATGAGTCCGCCGATTAACCAACGGGCGAGGATTGTTAGCAACTTGGAATTGGAAATTAAGGGATTGGCTAAAACTGTACCATTTGCCGCTTCAAAGCTAAAACCGCGCGATCGCAGACTGATTGCCTTTAATCGAGCGGTTCGTTTTCAATATAAACCAAAGCGTAGCGAGCGACCTTCATGGTATAGCGAGCTTGTTCGATCGCGGACAACTGTTCCCAAGCGACGGGTTCGGCTTCCGGTTGCGCTCCCGAACGCATGGCGTGGGCCAGCGGACGCGCAAACACATACAAATCCTCTTCTGCCCAATTCGATAATAACGGTTGAACGCAATTAACGAGTTGCTCGGCGGGTGAGAGCGAAGCTGAGAAGATCGTTCGAGCGCGAGTGGCAATCGTCTCTAAAAATTCGTGAGGAACGCACTCGCCAAAGCGTTCTAAGAGCGATTTGCGAACCGATCGAATCTCTAACGACGACCAAGCGCGCTCCGTGCAAGCGAAAAAACTGTCGGTTTGAAACGCGATGTCCCAGTCCTCCGACGCTTCCACGCCTGCAAGTTCTGCTTCGGTGCGATCGAAATAAGCTTCTGCATCGGGATCGGTTGGATTCCAGGGATAAGCTATCTCATCCCGCACCAGCAGTTCTAGTAATTCGTCGCGAATTTCGCAAGTGCGATTTGCAACAGACTTTCCGGTATTGATGAATTGATTGGACATAATACTCCTCCTGCGTGACCTTAGATGCCCCCCAACTGGCTACCGATAGATACACGACCGCCTCCCCCAGTTCCGAACAAATCAATTACTTTTTTACCTTGAATTTCTTTGCCCGAAGCTCGAGCGATCGCACTCCCCTTATCCTCTACTGATTTCCTTCAAATTTCAACTCCTAAACTAAGCCCAATTAGTGTAGCTTTTATCCGGAGGATTAAAGACCGCCTCGAGGGGGATATATAGCGCTACTTGCCTGATAATGAGCGGTACTAAAAAGCTGAAGCCTTGATTGGTGGGCGCTGCCCACCCTACCGAATTGTCCTAACGTATGGGCGTAGCGCTATAACCTCGCTTTTCTCGCCTGTGTCTTAATTCCGGCGGTTGAGTTGCCTTTGCAGCGAGATCGCGAGACTCTAACGGGGGGTGAATTCTACGCTTCGATCGCGACTAAATTATCGCGATGGACGACGGTTTCCGCCCCCATATAGCCCAGTATTTCCGGAATGCGATCGGAATGTTGCCCCTGAATTTGCCGCACTTCCGCGCTCGTATAGTTCGTCAATCCTCGCGCGATTTCTACCCCTTGGGGATCGCAGAGTACCACAGCATCGGAAGCGAGGAATTCGCCCTCCACGCGCGTAATTCCAGCCGCTAGGAGCGATTTTCCGCCCCGCGCGATCGCTTTAACCGCCCCCGCATCGAGGTAAAGTTTGCCGCGCGCGACTAATCCGTAGGCAATCCAACGCTTGCGGGCGTTGGTAGGGCGGGGTTGCGGCTCAAATTGCGTGCCGATCGCTTCCCCTTGTAAAATCTTCTCGATATTTTCCGGTTGTTTGCCGTGACAAATCGCCACTCGCACCCCCGCACTGGTGGCAATGCGCGCGGCGGAGAGTTTCGTTGCCATACCGCCCGTTCCCCACTGCGAACCGCTACTCCCCGCTTCGACTTGCAATTGCGCGAGTTCTTCGGCGCTAACTAACTGGATGGGCTGCGCGTCAGGATTGGCGCGCGGATCGGCTGAGTACAAGCGATCTACATCGGTAAGTAAAAATAACCAATCGGCTCCGATTAAACTAGCAACAAGGGCGGAAAGGGTGTCGTTATCGCCGAATTTCAGTTGCAGTTCTTCGACGGCGACGGTATCGTTTTCGTTGACGATGGGGACGACACCGAGTTCTAAGAGGGCAGCGAAGGTATTTTTGGCGTTGATGTAGGAACTGCGCTCTACTAAATCCCGCCGCGTTAATAGGACTTGCGCGATCGGGAGGTTTAAACTGGTGAAGAGGTCGTCGTAAATGCGGATTAAGCGCCCCTGTCCGACGGCTGCGACAGCTTGTTTGAGGGCGATTTGTTGGGGACGTTCGCTCAGGTTGAGACGGGCGCAACCCACGCCTACTGCACCGGAGGAAACGAGGACGACGCGATCGCCATTGGCTTGAAGTTGGGCAATGGTTTCGACTAACATCGCGATCGCGGATAGCGCTAACTGTCCGTCCCGCGTCAAACTGGACGTTCCAATCTTAATAACTAGCGTTCGTGTCAACATCATTAGTAGTTCGTAATTATTACCCCACAACGGTCATCGGGGGTTTGAATATCGTTGTTTGAGATTTATCTACTTTTCCCGAATTAAAATTAGTTGCTCTATGACCTAAAATTACGAATTACGAATTACGAATTACGAATTACGAATTATTTGGTCATTATCGACGATGGGGTGGGTGAAGTC is a window from the Oscillatoria sp. FACHB-1406 genome containing:
- the proB gene encoding glutamate 5-kinase, which codes for MTRTLVIKIGTSSLTRDGQLALSAIAMLVETIAQLQANGDRVVLVSSGAVGVGCARLNLSERPQQIALKQAVAAVGQGRLIRIYDDLFTSLNLPIAQVLLTRRDLVERSSYINAKNTFAALLELGVVPIVNENDTVAVEELQLKFGDNDTLSALVASLIGADWLFLLTDVDRLYSADPRANPDAQPIQLVSAEELAQLQVEAGSSGSQWGTGGMATKLSAARIATSAGVRVAICHGKQPENIEKILQGEAIGTQFEPQPRPTNARKRWIAYGLVARGKLYLDAGAVKAIARGGKSLLAAGITRVEGEFLASDAVVLCDPQGVEIARGLTNYTSAEVRQIQGQHSDRIPEILGYMGAETVVHRDNLVAIEA